The following are encoded in a window of Pongo abelii isolate AG06213 chromosome 14, NHGRI_mPonAbe1-v2.0_pri, whole genome shotgun sequence genomic DNA:
- the RNF113B gene encoding RING finger protein 113B, protein MAAPPSPERTANQADQVCTFLFKKPGRKGAAGLRKRPACDPEHGESSSSGDEGDTVARPPRVAPRPRGLHSRQKAAHGDRRGEEAAPESLGVVYRSTRSAKPVGPEDMGATADFEQDTEKEHHTQTIFKCSQRVQEALRGREHDHIYRGIHSYPRYLKPKDTSMGNSSGMARKGPIRAPGHLRATVRWDYQPDICKDYKETGFCGFGDSCKFLHDRSDYKHGWEIERELEEGRYGICEDENHEVGSEEEEIPFRCFICRQAFQNPVVTKCRHYFCESCALEHFRATPRCYVCDQPTGGIFNPAKELMAKLQKLQAAEGKKEKDSSLYAHWGEAAC, encoded by the exons ATGGCAGCGCCACCTTCTCCAGAAAGGACGGCCAACCAGGCAGACCAGGTATGCACCTTCCTCTTCAAAAAGCCTGGACGGAAAGGGGCTGCAGGCCTCAGAAAGCGCCCGGCCTGTGACCCCGAGCACGGAGAGAGCAGCAGCAGCGGGGACGAGGGCGACACAGTGGCTCGGCCCCCGCGGGTGGCACCGAGGCCCCGGGGCCTCCACAGCCGGCAGAAGGCGGCTCACGGCGACAGGAGGGGCGAGGAGGCAGCGCCTGAGAGCCTCGGCGTAGTGTACAGGTCCACCCGCTCGGCGAAGCCTGTGGGGCCGGAGGACATGGGGGCCACCGCTGACTTCGAGCAGGACACCGAGAAGGAGCACCATACGCAGACCATCTTCAAGTGCAGCCAGCGGGTCCAGGAGGCATTGCGGGGCCGGGAGCACGACCACATCTACCGGGGAATCCACAGCTACCCGAGGTACCTGAAGCCCAAGGACACGTCCATGGGCAACTCCTCGGGGATGGCGAGGAAGGGCCCCATACGTGCGCCAGGGCACCTGCGCGCCACTGTGCGCTGGGATTACCAGCCTGACATCTGCAAGGACTACAAGGAGACTGGCTTCTGTGGCTTCGGGGACAGCTGCAAATTCCTCCACGACCGTTCCGATTACAAGCACGGGTGGGAGATTGAACGGGAGCTTGAAGAGGGTCGCTACGGTATCTGCGAGGACGAAAACCATGAAGTGGGAAGCGAGGAAGAAGAAATACCATTCAGGTGTTTCATATGTCGCCAGGCCTTCCAAAACCCAGTCGTCACCAAGTGCAGGCATTATTTCTGCGAGAGCTGCGCGCTGGAGCATTTCCGGGCCACCCCGCGCTGCTACGTCTGTGACCAGCCAACCGGCGGCATCTTTAACCCCGCCAAAGAACTGATGGCGAAACTGCAAAAGCTTCAGGCTGCAGAAG gaaaaaaagagaaagactcaAGTCTGTATGCGCACTGGGGAGAAGCAGCCTGTTGA